One Schlesneria paludicola DSM 18645 genomic region harbors:
- a CDS encoding A24 family peptidase, whose protein sequence is MDWLQVLLVHWDITLVSAVLIFAAYIDGKQLKVPNWITFPMVLTGLAYHTLANGWSGCSASLAGIGCGLLCLLPLYAIGGMGAGDVKLMAGIGAWLGAATTWNSF, encoded by the coding sequence ATGGATTGGCTGCAAGTTTTGTTGGTTCACTGGGACATCACACTCGTCTCAGCCGTTTTGATTTTTGCCGCCTATATCGATGGGAAACAGCTTAAGGTTCCCAACTGGATTACGTTTCCGATGGTCCTGACGGGCCTGGCCTATCACACGCTCGCCAATGGCTGGTCGGGTTGCAGTGCCAGCCTGGCAGGAATTGGCTGCGGATTGCTGTGTCTGTTGCCGCTGTACGCGATCGGTGGAATGGGAGCCGGCGATGTGAAACTGATGGCGGGAATTGGCGCCTGGCTGGGTGCCGCGACGACCTGGAATTCGTTC